A genome region from Thermococcus onnurineus NA1 includes the following:
- a CDS encoding cytochrome c biogenesis protein CcdA, whose translation MRKLLPIIFIFMLSIGFAKAGEVKYGELTFHDVSTVEELDSLIRAHEGEYFFIFYHSESCPACNYMKTSVFPTEKSKETLLGLNLVSIDVYKARSLTTLRYRVYDDVVVIQPDNAGYYRPKTLGEEISVGVPGTPTMVIFKVENGTKILKGVAIGALNPNGLEFFVKTAVGNDEKPQGGEQTQTTETATHRAQEDNTNLTLAVLLPIFSAGILSVFSPCVLPLIVGTFSLTFARRSVELIIAGMVLSFALLGALAGSFGSYAAQIKGALYLIGGLGFIVIGLGFLSESVSAKLERFLSFSASDKVASKRGKLYDFALGSALGATWLGCIAPYVGFAVITAALSGDTLKGIIVMGTYGLGMGLTVYLIVSSKDLGDWINRKFLSGRISLGKSGKAKWERALGVILVLLGLLMLTELTPLKLWSALFEGLSKL comes from the coding sequence ATGAGGAAGTTGCTCCCAATCATATTCATTTTCATGCTCTCGATTGGATTTGCTAAGGCCGGTGAGGTAAAATACGGCGAGCTAACCTTTCACGATGTCTCAACCGTGGAAGAGCTGGATAGCCTAATCAGGGCCCACGAGGGTGAGTACTTTTTCATCTTCTACCACTCGGAGAGCTGTCCAGCGTGCAACTACATGAAGACAAGCGTTTTCCCGACTGAGAAATCTAAGGAGACCCTTTTGGGATTAAACCTTGTCTCCATCGACGTTTACAAAGCGCGCTCCCTTACAACGCTCAGATACAGGGTTTACGATGACGTTGTGGTCATCCAGCCCGACAACGCCGGTTACTACAGGCCAAAAACTCTGGGAGAAGAGATAAGTGTCGGCGTTCCGGGAACACCAACAATGGTGATATTCAAGGTCGAGAATGGCACCAAAATCCTGAAGGGAGTAGCGATCGGTGCGCTCAATCCTAATGGTTTGGAGTTCTTCGTGAAGACCGCGGTGGGAAACGATGAAAAACCCCAAGGAGGGGAACAAACTCAAACCACGGAAACTGCAACGCACCGTGCCCAGGAAGATAACACAAACCTAACTCTCGCGGTTCTCCTGCCGATATTCTCGGCTGGAATACTGAGTGTCTTCTCACCCTGCGTTCTGCCCCTCATAGTTGGCACTTTCTCCCTCACTTTCGCGAGGAGGAGCGTGGAGCTGATAATAGCTGGCATGGTGTTATCTTTCGCCCTCCTGGGCGCTCTGGCGGGTAGTTTTGGTTCCTACGCGGCCCAGATAAAGGGAGCCCTGTACCTCATAGGCGGTCTCGGCTTCATAGTGATTGGCCTGGGCTTCCTGAGCGAGAGCGTAAGCGCCAAGCTTGAGAGGTTCCTGAGCTTTTCGGCATCGGATAAGGTGGCGTCGAAGAGAGGAAAGCTGTATGACTTCGCCCTCGGCTCGGCCTTGGGGGCCACATGGCTCGGCTGCATAGCCCCTTACGTCGGCTTCGCCGTCATTACTGCCGCACTAAGCGGGGACACACTCAAAGGAATAATCGTGATGGGAACCTACGGCCTTGGCATGGGGCTGACGGTTTACCTGATTGTCTCCTCGAAGGACTTGGGGGACTGGATAAACAGGAAGTTCCTCTCCGGGAGGATAAGCCTAGGCAAGTCTGGCAAAGCAAAGTGGGAGCGGGCCTTGGGCGTAATCCTCGTGCTCCTCGGCCTGCTTATGCTCACAGAACTCACGCCGTTAAAGCTCTGGAGCGCCCTCTTTGAGGGCCTTTCAAAACTCTGA
- a CDS encoding 2-oxoacid:acceptor oxidoreductase subunit alpha, with translation MVEFQEDLSVVLGGAAGQGIQTVEEILTRTLKFSGYNVYANKEYMSRVRGGINTTEIRVSSKRVRAFVKKIDILIPFKRGVLPWVKDRISESTVVIGEKENVEEEFLEKIHFIEVPLTKMALDVGSQLYLNTIAAGIVVGIFRGELSAVEEYLKERFGSKGKNVVQKNIEAAKKGYELGLKLLKEGAVKVEVQRKEKARNEILLSGAEAVALGALAGGMNFLSFYPMSPSTGVAVFAAQHAEDFGIVVEQAEDEISAINMALGAWYAGVRAMVTTSGGGFALMTEALSLAGMAENPIVIHLAQRPGPATGLPTRTMQGDLNLALHAGHGDFPRIILAPGNIEEAFYLSAKAFNLADRYQVPVIILTDQYLVDTYYNLPELELDKVKVEKHIVEAKPGYRRYELTGDGISPRAIPGYGEDVVVANGNEHDEWGDITEDAELTVRMQEKRAIRKLKTIKKNAPLPRLIGGEDAKYIIVAWGSTLHIVEEAIEKLGRDDVALLHFSWLYPLNPEAKKFFEGKTIIAVELNITGQFAELLRREFGIEAHHRVLKYDGRPFSVEEILGALKGVIE, from the coding sequence ATGGTGGAGTTTCAAGAAGACCTTTCTGTGGTTCTAGGTGGAGCTGCGGGGCAGGGCATCCAGACCGTTGAGGAGATTCTGACCAGAACGCTGAAGTTCTCAGGTTACAACGTCTATGCAAACAAGGAGTATATGTCGCGCGTTCGTGGAGGCATAAATACCACGGAGATAAGGGTTTCGTCCAAGAGAGTAAGGGCTTTCGTGAAGAAGATAGACATTCTAATTCCTTTCAAGCGCGGTGTTCTCCCGTGGGTCAAGGACAGGATATCGGAGAGTACAGTCGTCATCGGCGAGAAGGAAAACGTCGAGGAGGAGTTTCTCGAGAAGATTCACTTCATCGAGGTTCCCCTCACCAAGATGGCGCTCGATGTTGGCAGTCAGCTCTACCTCAACACCATAGCGGCGGGAATTGTTGTTGGCATCTTCCGCGGCGAACTCTCAGCGGTTGAGGAATATCTGAAGGAGCGCTTCGGGAGCAAGGGCAAGAACGTTGTTCAGAAGAACATCGAGGCGGCAAAAAAGGGCTACGAACTCGGCCTCAAGCTCCTCAAGGAAGGTGCCGTAAAGGTGGAAGTTCAACGGAAAGAAAAGGCCAGGAACGAGATACTCCTCAGCGGGGCCGAGGCTGTGGCTCTGGGTGCCCTCGCCGGGGGTATGAACTTCCTCAGCTTCTATCCGATGAGCCCCTCAACAGGGGTGGCAGTTTTCGCAGCACAGCATGCGGAGGACTTCGGGATAGTGGTGGAGCAGGCCGAGGACGAGATTTCCGCAATCAACATGGCCTTAGGAGCCTGGTACGCCGGAGTGAGGGCTATGGTGACCACCTCCGGCGGCGGCTTTGCCCTCATGACCGAGGCGCTTAGCTTGGCCGGGATGGCCGAGAACCCGATAGTCATACACCTCGCCCAGAGGCCTGGACCTGCAACCGGCTTGCCCACGAGAACCATGCAGGGCGACCTAAATCTCGCTCTCCACGCCGGCCACGGGGACTTCCCGAGGATTATCCTCGCTCCGGGCAACATAGAGGAGGCATTCTACCTGAGCGCCAAGGCATTCAACCTGGCGGACAGGTACCAGGTACCCGTAATAATACTCACCGACCAGTACCTTGTGGATACCTACTACAACCTCCCTGAGCTCGAGCTGGATAAGGTCAAGGTCGAAAAACACATAGTCGAAGCGAAGCCCGGCTATAGGAGGTATGAGCTCACCGGGGATGGAATATCGCCGAGGGCGATCCCGGGTTACGGTGAGGATGTGGTTGTAGCCAATGGAAACGAGCACGATGAGTGGGGGGACATAACAGAGGATGCAGAACTCACAGTCAGAATGCAGGAGAAGAGGGCAATCAGAAAACTCAAGACCATCAAGAAAAACGCACCGCTACCAAGACTCATCGGAGGGGAGGATGCCAAGTACATCATCGTCGCCTGGGGCTCGACGCTCCACATCGTTGAGGAGGCCATAGAGAAGCTCGGCAGGGACGATGTAGCGCTGCTCCACTTCAGCTGGCTCTACCCGCTCAACCCGGAGGCAAAAAAGTTCTTCGAAGGCAAGACCATCATAGCCGTTGAGCTCAACATTACGGGCCAGTTCGCGGAGCTTCTAAGGAGGGAGTTTGGAATTGAGGCTCATCACAGAGTTCTCAAGTACGATGGGAGGCCGTTTTCCGTGGAAGAGATTCTTGGGGCCCTAAAGGGGGTGATAGAATGA
- a CDS encoding thiamine pyrophosphate-dependent enzyme: MNLPKGREAFEPKRPGSKDVAWCPGCGNFGIRNILISALTELGLRPSQVAIISGIGQAAKMPHYINANGYHTLHGRAIPIATGVKVANPELTVIAEGGDGDMYAEGGNHLLHAIRRNPGITVLIHDNQIYGLTKGQASPTTMKGMKTPTQPWGVFEEPFNVIALAIALDASFVARTFMGYFRESVEIIKKAIEHKGLAIVDIFHPCVSFNKVNTYAWYREHTYWMDDHDPYDREAAFKRAIETDPLPLGVFYINEKPTFEELVPAYKRDKTPLWKREPKVEEIKKILDIKRRL, encoded by the coding sequence ATGAATCTCCCAAAGGGCAGAGAAGCCTTTGAGCCCAAGAGACCCGGTAGCAAGGACGTCGCCTGGTGCCCTGGCTGTGGAAACTTCGGTATAAGGAATATCCTCATCTCCGCTCTGACAGAGCTTGGTCTGAGGCCGAGCCAGGTCGCGATAATCAGCGGAATAGGACAAGCGGCAAAGATGCCCCACTACATAAACGCCAACGGCTACCACACGCTCCACGGAAGGGCGATACCGATAGCGACAGGTGTTAAAGTGGCGAATCCAGAGCTGACTGTCATAGCAGAGGGTGGAGACGGCGACATGTACGCCGAAGGCGGCAACCATCTCCTTCATGCGATAAGAAGGAACCCCGGCATAACCGTTCTCATTCACGACAACCAGATATACGGTCTCACGAAGGGTCAGGCTTCTCCCACTACAATGAAGGGGATGAAGACGCCCACTCAGCCGTGGGGCGTCTTTGAAGAGCCGTTCAACGTCATTGCCCTTGCCATAGCCCTCGATGCGTCCTTCGTTGCGAGAACCTTCATGGGGTATTTCAGGGAGAGCGTCGAGATAATAAAGAAGGCGATAGAGCACAAAGGTTTGGCCATAGTCGATATCTTCCACCCCTGCGTCAGTTTCAACAAGGTGAACACCTACGCTTGGTACAGAGAGCACACCTACTGGATGGACGACCATGACCCCTACGACAGGGAAGCGGCCTTTAAGCGCGCGATTGAAACCGATCCGCTCCCGCTCGGCGTGTTCTATATCAACGAAAAGCCCACATTTGAAGAGCTCGTCCCTGCTTACAAGAGGGACAAAACGCCGCTGTGGAAGAGGGAGCCGAAGGTTGAGGAGATAAAAAAGATTCTGGATATCAAAAGGAGGCTCTGA
- a CDS encoding peroxiredoxin, producing MVKVGDVAPDFVLKDQNGEEFRLSDFRGRKVLLSFHPLAWTSICERQMKALEEHYDELEELNVVPVGISVDPVPTKKAWADHMGLKKLRMLADFWPHGEVARKYGLFREKDGISERANVIIDENGRVAFVKIYPLGELPNLNEILAVLKG from the coding sequence ATGGTAAAAGTTGGTGATGTTGCACCGGATTTTGTTTTGAAAGACCAGAATGGGGAGGAGTTCAGGCTGAGTGACTTCAGGGGGAGGAAGGTTCTTCTGTCTTTCCATCCTCTAGCATGGACTAGCATCTGCGAAAGGCAAATGAAGGCTCTAGAGGAACATTACGATGAGCTTGAGGAGCTCAACGTCGTTCCTGTGGGAATAAGCGTTGATCCAGTCCCAACAAAAAAGGCATGGGCGGATCACATGGGCCTTAAAAAGCTTAGAATGCTGGCGGACTTCTGGCCCCATGGGGAAGTTGCACGTAAGTATGGCCTCTTCAGAGAGAAGGATGGCATCTCTGAAAGGGCGAACGTGATAATAGACGAAAACGGCAGGGTGGCTTTTGTGAAGATCTATCCCCTCGGAGAGCTTCCGAACTTAAACGAGATACTGGCAGTCCTGAAGGGATGA
- a CDS encoding FprA family A-type flavoprotein — protein sequence MPKVWTEKILDDPELYLIRIDDDGIKYFEATWDIPEGITYNAYLMKLEDAVVLFDMTKKEYTEEFMEALKSIVNPKEITHIIIHHTEPDHSGALPAVLEANGYRAQLIGTSFAKRFLEGFYGEKVVENFYTIKDGEEMNISGKTFRFITVPWLHWPDTMITYVVEDKLIFSCDAGGGYSIPPVIDDSDEKVIEEYLPHVTKYIVTVIGHYHKYIVQNIKKLKELGIVQEARMILPGHGLIWRKNPMRIFEHYEAVGAGKVKKGKVLVIYDSMYGFVERRMEIVLDELRKHGLNPVVYKFTDKEAPAVSDILGDVPDSEALIIGASTYEAEIHPRIRYALYEILDKANYEKPVLIVGAFGWAGVAGKKIETMITRSKFDHVDTVESRGWPTPEDEERLREGVRKLVRWIS from the coding sequence ATGCCCAAGGTCTGGACTGAAAAAATACTGGATGACCCCGAGCTTTACCTTATAAGGATTGATGACGACGGGATCAAGTACTTCGAGGCTACCTGGGACATCCCGGAGGGCATAACCTACAACGCTTACCTCATGAAGCTCGAAGATGCCGTTGTTCTCTTTGACATGACCAAAAAAGAGTATACGGAGGAATTCATGGAGGCCCTCAAGAGCATCGTTAACCCCAAAGAGATAACACACATCATCATCCATCACACCGAGCCGGATCACAGCGGAGCCCTTCCGGCAGTTCTTGAGGCCAACGGGTATAGGGCCCAGCTCATAGGTACGAGCTTTGCGAAGCGCTTCCTTGAGGGGTTTTACGGAGAAAAGGTCGTCGAGAACTTCTACACAATCAAGGACGGCGAGGAGATGAACATCAGCGGAAAAACCTTTCGCTTCATAACCGTCCCGTGGCTTCACTGGCCGGACACGATGATAACCTATGTCGTTGAGGATAAGCTCATCTTCAGCTGCGACGCCGGCGGAGGCTACTCCATTCCCCCAGTCATTGACGACAGCGACGAAAAGGTTATCGAGGAATATCTCCCCCATGTCACCAAGTACATAGTCACCGTCATAGGCCACTACCACAAGTACATAGTCCAGAACATAAAGAAGCTCAAGGAGCTCGGCATAGTGCAGGAGGCAAGGATGATACTCCCAGGACACGGACTGATATGGCGCAAGAATCCCATGAGGATATTTGAGCACTACGAGGCTGTCGGTGCTGGAAAAGTAAAGAAGGGCAAGGTTCTCGTCATCTACGACTCGATGTACGGCTTCGTCGAGAGAAGGATGGAGATTGTTTTGGACGAGCTCAGGAAGCACGGCCTCAACCCGGTTGTCTACAAGTTCACGGACAAAGAAGCACCTGCAGTTAGCGATATACTCGGCGATGTCCCAGACAGCGAGGCGCTCATAATAGGAGCATCCACCTATGAGGCCGAGATACACCCACGCATACGCTACGCTCTCTACGAGATACTCGACAAGGCCAACTATGAGAAGCCCGTTTTAATAGTCGGCGCCTTCGGCTGGGCGGGCGTTGCTGGAAAGAAGATAGAGACCATGATAACCCGCAGCAAGTTCGATCACGTGGACACGGTTGAATCGCGCGGATGGCCAACTCCAGAGGATGAGGAGAGGCTTAGAGAAGGCGTCAGAAAGCTTGTCAGGTGGATTTCCTGA
- a CDS encoding ferritin-like domain-containing protein, translated as MDEILDKLVKLPLREIIGYAIASEDDTKAFYEGLAFKTGGLLRDFFQTLAKLEDSHKKTLLRLHETLFGDTDYTVPEGIPFAETSIRVDTVVNLVEAMRIALINEKTAERLYTHLEKRLPEHGIIFGFLAAQERSHYASIKSHVEYLEDVTEGKPEYINVPIEHLNTQLELYLAPHTRL; from the coding sequence ATGGATGAGATTCTTGACAAACTTGTTAAGCTCCCGCTGAGGGAGATAATTGGCTACGCTATAGCCTCAGAAGACGATACCAAGGCTTTTTATGAGGGCCTGGCCTTCAAAACAGGGGGGCTGCTCAGAGACTTCTTTCAGACCCTCGCTAAATTAGAGGACTCCCACAAGAAGACCCTCCTAAGACTGCACGAAACGCTCTTTGGGGATACTGATTACACCGTTCCCGAAGGGATACCCTTTGCCGAAACCTCGATCAGAGTCGACACTGTTGTCAACCTCGTGGAGGCTATGAGAATTGCCCTAATCAATGAAAAAACCGCAGAGAGGCTATACACCCACCTGGAAAAACGCCTTCCGGAGCACGGGATCATATTCGGATTCTTGGCGGCGCAGGAGAGATCCCACTACGCGTCCATAAAGTCCCACGTCGAATATCTCGAGGACGTCACGGAGGGCAAGCCAGAATACATCAACGTTCCCATCGAGCACCTTAACACCCAGCTCGAACTTTATCTAGCGCCCCATACGCGGCTGTGA
- a CDS encoding NAD(P)/FAD-dependent oxidoreductase produces MRVVIVGDGPGGVELAKRLSGDFEVTIVDKEGLPYYSKPMLSHYIAGFVDEKALFPYSAEWYERKGIDLRLGVEAKIIDRARNVLVTSKGNIPYDVLVLATGARAREPSIPGREHILTLRTFDDAKMIKERLEGEGEITVLGGGFIGLELAGNVAKAGYSVKLIHRSKNLLRLDEELSEKLQEKLEEVGVGFHLEANLLKADKNGVETDKGYIPGRLKVCAFGVVPNKELALRSGIHAGRGIFIDAGLRTSAKDIYAIGDCAEYSGTICGTAKTAVEHAKILANLLREQDNHYDFSFCSALFKFADLNVALIGRTKGEGRWLDEKTKVFYKDEKPIGAVVLGDVRRAMEVEKAIREGLLID; encoded by the coding sequence GTGAGGGTTGTAATAGTCGGCGATGGGCCTGGAGGAGTTGAACTTGCTAAGAGACTCTCTGGGGACTTTGAAGTAACAATAGTGGACAAAGAAGGTCTCCCTTACTACTCAAAGCCGATGCTGAGCCACTACATAGCAGGATTTGTGGATGAAAAGGCTCTTTTTCCGTATTCAGCCGAATGGTACGAGCGGAAGGGGATAGACCTCAGATTAGGCGTTGAAGCCAAGATCATAGACAGAGCGAGGAATGTTCTCGTGACGAGCAAGGGGAATATTCCCTATGATGTCCTCGTTCTTGCGACTGGCGCAAGGGCAAGAGAGCCTTCCATACCCGGGAGGGAGCACATCCTGACCCTAAGAACCTTTGACGACGCCAAGATGATAAAGGAAAGGCTTGAAGGAGAGGGAGAGATCACGGTCCTTGGCGGCGGCTTCATAGGGCTTGAGCTGGCCGGGAATGTGGCCAAGGCAGGCTATTCTGTCAAGCTTATCCACAGGAGCAAGAATCTCCTCAGACTGGACGAGGAGCTGAGCGAAAAGCTCCAGGAAAAGCTGGAGGAGGTCGGAGTTGGGTTCCACCTCGAGGCCAACCTCCTGAAGGCCGATAAGAACGGTGTGGAGACCGATAAGGGGTACATCCCCGGGAGGCTTAAGGTCTGCGCCTTCGGGGTAGTTCCCAACAAGGAGCTAGCTTTGAGGAGCGGAATCCACGCTGGGCGTGGAATATTTATAGATGCAGGGTTAAGAACCTCTGCGAAGGACATCTACGCAATAGGTGACTGCGCCGAGTACAGCGGGACGATATGCGGGACTGCCAAAACTGCTGTAGAGCACGCAAAGATCCTCGCAAACCTGCTCAGGGAGCAGGATAACCACTACGACTTCTCCTTCTGCTCGGCGCTCTTTAAGTTCGCCGACTTAAACGTTGCATTGATTGGAAGAACAAAGGGAGAAGGCAGGTGGCTTGATGAAAAAACGAAAGTTTTCTACAAAGATGAAAAGCCCATTGGGGCAGTTGTGCTCGGAGACGTAAGGAGAGCCATGGAGGTCGAGAAAGCAATCAGAGAAGGACTGCTTATTGACTGA
- a CDS encoding rubrerythrin family protein: MVAERKMTRKFLEEAFAGESMAHMKYLIFAEQAEKEGYPNIAKLFRAIAYAEFVHAKNHFIALGKLGKTPENLQEAINGETHEVEEMYPVFKNAAEFQGERDAVRTTHYALEAEKIHADFYAKAKERVEKGEDFEIKKVYICPVCGYTAVDEIPEKCPVCGVPGDKFVVFE, encoded by the coding sequence ATGGTTGCGGAAAGGAAAATGACTCGGAAGTTTCTGGAGGAGGCCTTCGCTGGCGAAAGCATGGCCCACATGAAGTACCTTATCTTCGCCGAGCAGGCGGAGAAGGAGGGCTATCCTAACATAGCCAAGCTCTTCAGGGCAATAGCCTATGCCGAGTTTGTCCATGCCAAGAACCACTTCATAGCCCTCGGAAAGCTGGGCAAGACCCCCGAGAACCTGCAAGAGGCTATAAATGGGGAGACCCACGAGGTTGAGGAGATGTACCCTGTCTTTAAGAACGCGGCCGAGTTCCAAGGCGAAAGGGATGCCGTCAGAACAACTCACTACGCCCTCGAGGCAGAAAAGATACATGCTGATTTCTACGCAAAGGCAAAAGAGAGGGTCGAGAAAGGAGAGGACTTCGAGATAAAAAAGGTCTACATCTGTCCCGTTTGCGGCTACACCGCCGTCGATGAAATCCCCGAGAAGTGCCCAGTGTGCGGTGTTCCAGGAGATAAGTTTGTGGTCTTCGAGTGA
- the rd gene encoding rubredoxin gives MAKWKCIVCGYIYDEDEGDPDTGIEPGTKFEDLPEDWVCPLCGAPKDMFEKIE, from the coding sequence ATGGCAAAGTGGAAATGTATAGTTTGTGGATACATCTATGATGAGGATGAAGGCGACCCGGACACCGGAATCGAGCCGGGAACCAAGTTTGAAGACCTTCCCGAAGACTGGGTCTGCCCGCTCTGCGGCGCCCCCAAGGATATGTTTGAAAAGATAGAGTGA
- a CDS encoding class II SORL domain-containing protein produces MLSGTIKSGDWKGEKHVPVIEYEKEGDLIKVEVSVGKEIPHPNTPEHHIAWIELYFHPEDGNFPILVGRVAFTNHSDPLTEPKAIFFFRTQKKGKLYALSYCNIHGLWENEVELE; encoded by the coding sequence GTGCTTAGCGGAACCATAAAGAGTGGTGACTGGAAGGGAGAGAAGCACGTGCCCGTTATAGAGTACGAGAAGGAGGGTGACCTCATCAAAGTTGAGGTCAGCGTCGGAAAGGAGATACCACATCCGAACACCCCAGAGCACCACATCGCCTGGATCGAGCTTTACTTCCACCCTGAGGACGGCAACTTCCCGATTCTTGTCGGCAGGGTTGCCTTCACCAACCACAGCGACCCGCTCACTGAGCCGAAGGCCATCTTCTTCTTCAGGACCCAGAAGAAGGGCAAACTCTACGCCCTGAGCTACTGCAACATCCATGGCCTCTGGGAGAACGAGGTCGAGCTTGAGTGA
- a CDS encoding iron-sulfur cluster assembly protein: protein MKVYMPNREWPEHYKSVLNELRKITDPVTGGDILDSGVIAGLEVKDDTLKIWLNFESHAEYNITGASAIAYSKIIGDIIERFALVKFDNVYVYDLKNNPVGVFENKKGYTIEDLSSEKV from the coding sequence ATGAAGGTCTACATGCCCAACCGCGAATGGCCAGAACACTATAAGAGTGTTCTCAATGAGCTCAGAAAGATAACTGACCCAGTTACTGGAGGGGACATCCTTGACTCGGGAGTAATAGCTGGCCTAGAGGTCAAGGATGATACTCTGAAAATCTGGCTCAACTTCGAGAGCCACGCCGAGTACAATATAACCGGGGCAAGTGCGATAGCCTACTCCAAGATAATCGGTGACATCATCGAACGCTTTGCCCTCGTCAAGTTTGACAACGTCTACGTCTACGACCTCAAGAACAACCCCGTCGGTGTTTTTGAGAACAAGAAAGGCTATACGATCGAAGATTTGAGCTCGGAGAAGGTCTGA
- a CDS encoding iron-sulfur cluster assembly protein yields the protein MGLFDLLRSGKRPKSGPRKDLPPEVQRVVEILKKVQDPETGVNIVDEGLVYGLTVEGDRIDVFLLMARSTPECHACQMLAINVQNRILRDIVTVLKEEGFNKIRVYNELGLLLAEG from the coding sequence ATGGGGCTCTTTGATCTCCTAAGGTCAGGGAAAAGACCAAAATCAGGGCCGCGTAAGGATCTGCCCCCAGAGGTTCAGAGGGTGGTCGAGATTCTGAAGAAAGTTCAGGACCCAGAAACCGGAGTTAACATCGTGGACGAAGGGCTGGTTTATGGCCTGACGGTTGAAGGAGATAGGATTGATGTTTTCCTCCTCATGGCCCGCTCCACCCCAGAATGTCACGCCTGCCAGATGCTGGCGATAAACGTCCAGAACAGGATTCTCAGAGACATCGTTACAGTTTTGAAAGAGGAAGGCTTTAATAAAATAAGAGTCTATAATGAACTTGGACTGTTGCTTGCGGAGGGATGA
- a CDS encoding ferritin family protein: MIPSELDEGLPLEKIRDFSLEELLGMAIKAEIGAREFYTSLAERMEIQALKEKIEWLAEEEKKHEELLRRIYANMFPGEDVIFPEEHIGPELQPVARKLHSVEDIIDLIRWAMKAEEIAANFYAELENIMGTEDKRRLMRYLSDMERGHYYTLKAEYELLLDWAMYSQMMNLGP; this comes from the coding sequence ATGATTCCATCTGAACTTGACGAGGGGCTTCCCCTCGAAAAGATTAGGGATTTCTCCCTTGAGGAGCTCCTTGGAATGGCCATAAAGGCCGAGATAGGTGCAAGGGAGTTCTACACAAGTCTTGCCGAAAGGATGGAGATACAGGCTTTGAAGGAGAAAATTGAGTGGCTCGCAGAAGAGGAAAAGAAGCATGAGGAACTCCTGAGGAGGATTTACGCTAATATGTTCCCTGGAGAAGATGTCATCTTCCCGGAGGAACACATAGGGCCAGAGCTCCAGCCAGTCGCGAGAAAGCTTCACAGCGTTGAGGACATAATAGACCTTATCCGTTGGGCCATGAAAGCCGAAGAGATAGCAGCCAACTTCTACGCTGAGCTCGAGAACATAATGGGAACGGAAGACAAGAGGAGACTCATGCGCTACCTCAGCGACATGGAGAGGGGGCACTACTACACGCTCAAGGCCGAGTACGAGCTCCTCCTTGACTGGGCAATGTACAGCCAGATGATGAACCTCGGACCGTAA
- a CDS encoding ferritin family protein yields the protein MLGLNPISIDKEKLSKKEIVQALRWAVIAELDAINFYEQFAELIDDEAVKHTFLDVANEEKEHVGEFLALLLKLDPELKEWMKRGFEEVEGETGIKVEL from the coding sequence ATGCTGGGTTTGAACCCCATTTCCATAGACAAAGAAAAGCTGTCAAAGAAGGAAATCGTCCAGGCCCTCCGCTGGGCGGTCATAGCTGAGCTCGACGCTATAAACTTCTACGAGCAGTTTGCCGAGCTGATTGATGATGAGGCGGTAAAACACACCTTCCTCGATGTTGCAAACGAGGAGAAGGAGCATGTAGGCGAGTTCTTGGCTCTGCTCCTCAAGCTCGACCCTGAGCTGAAGGAGTGGATGAAAAGGGGATTTGAGGAGGTTGAGGGAGAGACCGGGATAAAAGTAGAGCTTTGA
- a CDS encoding ferritin-like domain-containing protein: MKEIETLALALEVEKTELKFYLELAKKAKDDRARRMFLFLAHEEAGHWSLFEEKFVEALIEKCELPSVDRKTLEKLLVKVDEKNLSEVDAVRIGMEQEKLTWEFYERAAKEAEHEGVRRIFEELAKVEKSHYELLKAQYDSVMKTGIWMDYMDFSLEVD; encoded by the coding sequence ATGAAGGAGATTGAGACTTTAGCTTTGGCTTTGGAAGTCGAGAAGACCGAGCTGAAGTTCTACCTAGAGCTGGCCAAAAAGGCCAAGGATGATAGGGCAAGAAGGATGTTCTTATTTTTGGCCCACGAGGAGGCTGGACACTGGAGCCTGTTTGAGGAAAAGTTCGTCGAGGCCTTGATAGAGAAGTGCGAGCTGCCCTCGGTGGATAGGAAAACTCTCGAAAAGCTTTTGGTTAAAGTGGACGAAAAAAACCTCAGTGAAGTCGATGCGGTAAGGATTGGAATGGAGCAGGAAAAGCTGACATGGGAGTTCTACGAGCGGGCGGCAAAGGAGGCCGAGCATGAGGGTGTCAGGCGTATTTTTGAAGAGCTCGCAAAGGTCGAGAAGTCCCACTATGAGCTGCTTAAAGCACAGTACGACTCCGTCATGAAGACGGGCATATGGATGGACTACATGGATTTCAGCCTCGAGGTTGACTGA